A region of Leifsonia xyli DNA encodes the following proteins:
- a CDS encoding glycosyl hydrolase family 3 — protein MPSNRSRWTLAAAIAATAILGLAGCSGAASPAEAGRTSARPTPSATPTPTRDPAEVWVDVRLANMTLRQKVASLFMLHAPGTDPAALQAFVGTYGLGGLIFMGDNIPPTPEALAAQTAATRAPDPSLPPLIGIDEEGGDVIRLPWDGQPGGEALQSQPPTATQAAFAGRAQLLKQAGVTVNFGTVADVTADPSSFIADRVLGTDPASSAARVAASVTGERGAVFSTLKHFPGHGETEADSHHTVPTAPIDLARYAAQDEPSFRAGVDAGAEFVMFGHLVYSGVDAQPASLSATWHRLLADRLGFHGVSITDDLRMLQDTGLPQYQDAGENAVQAVAAGNTMVLIVQSPQTDPNALIDAVTAAVQQGRIPAAQIDADARKLLALRHSLALKE, from the coding sequence ATGCCCTCGAACCGGTCCCGCTGGACGCTCGCCGCCGCCATCGCGGCGACGGCGATCCTCGGGCTCGCCGGGTGTTCTGGCGCCGCGTCGCCGGCGGAGGCCGGGCGCACGTCGGCCCGGCCCACGCCGTCCGCGACGCCGACGCCGACCCGCGACCCGGCCGAGGTCTGGGTGGATGTGCGCCTCGCGAACATGACGCTGCGCCAGAAGGTCGCGAGCCTGTTCATGCTCCACGCGCCGGGCACCGACCCCGCTGCGCTGCAGGCGTTCGTGGGCACGTACGGCCTCGGCGGTCTCATCTTCATGGGCGACAACATCCCGCCGACGCCCGAGGCGCTCGCGGCGCAGACCGCGGCGACGCGGGCGCCCGACCCGAGCCTGCCTCCGCTGATCGGCATCGACGAGGAGGGCGGCGACGTCATCCGGCTGCCGTGGGACGGCCAGCCGGGCGGCGAGGCTCTGCAGTCGCAGCCGCCCACCGCGACGCAGGCCGCGTTCGCCGGGCGTGCGCAGCTGTTGAAGCAGGCGGGCGTCACGGTGAACTTCGGCACGGTCGCCGACGTCACCGCGGATCCGTCGTCGTTCATCGCCGACCGCGTGCTCGGCACCGACCCGGCCTCGTCGGCCGCGCGGGTCGCCGCATCGGTGACGGGGGAGCGCGGAGCGGTGTTCAGCACGCTCAAGCACTTCCCGGGGCACGGCGAGACGGAGGCGGACTCGCACCACACCGTCCCGACCGCCCCGATCGACCTCGCCCGGTACGCCGCGCAGGACGAGCCGTCGTTCCGCGCGGGCGTCGACGCGGGGGCGGAGTTCGTCATGTTCGGGCACCTCGTCTACAGCGGGGTGGATGCGCAGCCCGCGTCGCTCTCGGCGACCTGGCACCGCCTCCTCGCCGACCGGCTCGGCTTCCACGGCGTCTCCATCACCGACGACCTCCGGATGCTGCAGGACACCGGACTGCCGCAGTATCAGGATGCGGGCGAGAACGCCGTGCAGGCGGTCGCCGCCGGCAACACGATGGTGCTGATCGTGCAGAGCCCGCAGACCGACCCGAATGCGCTGATCGACGCGGTGACGGCGGCGGTGCAGCAAGGACGCATACCGGCCGCGCAGATCGACGCGGATGCGAGGAAACTGCTCGCGCTGCGACATTCGCTCGCGCTGAAAGAGTGA
- a CDS encoding MFS transporter has protein sequence MATTRIEPMTSLQFRVLIIAILSSFVAFLDGAVINVALPAISKELGGGLQLQQWVVDAYLVTLGSLILIAGSLSDVFGRKRVLYAGLIGFGVTSLLCAFAPSGVFLVLARALQGVAGALLVPSSLAIIISRFEGPAQAKAIGRWTAWTGIAMIAGPVVGGLFVDTLGWRWVFVINVIPIAITLLLLRTVHVQDHGMGGRVDVAGAILGSLGLAGTVFALIEQGTFGWASPRVWIPLVVGLLSLAAFFVVETRVKQPMLPLGLFRVHNFWVGNIATFFVYGALSFGPLVVTLFLQQVAGFSAIAAGFVFIPSTLCMLLLSGFFGGLAGRYGPRLFMAVGPVIAAGGFLWLMTMGTDVNYWTTLLPAVLLFGVGLAITVAPLTSAILGAIHPEQAGIASAVNNAVSRIAGLLAIAAIGMIVGGTLDEAGLHRAMLAGALLLLVGGVVSAIGIRNGVPAAEKVQTVTD, from the coding sequence ATGGCCACAACGCGGATCGAACCGATGACGTCGCTCCAGTTCAGAGTGCTGATCATCGCGATCCTGTCGAGCTTCGTCGCCTTCCTCGACGGCGCCGTCATCAACGTGGCGCTCCCTGCGATCTCGAAAGAGCTGGGCGGCGGCCTCCAACTGCAGCAGTGGGTGGTGGACGCGTACCTCGTCACGCTCGGGTCGCTCATCCTGATCGCGGGGTCGCTGTCGGACGTCTTCGGGCGCAAGCGGGTGCTCTACGCCGGTCTGATCGGCTTCGGCGTCACCTCGCTGCTGTGCGCGTTCGCGCCGAGCGGCGTCTTCCTGGTTCTCGCGCGGGCGCTCCAGGGCGTGGCGGGCGCGCTCCTCGTGCCGAGCTCGCTGGCGATCATCATCTCCCGCTTCGAGGGGCCGGCGCAGGCGAAGGCCATCGGGCGGTGGACGGCGTGGACGGGCATTGCGATGATCGCCGGTCCCGTGGTCGGCGGCCTGTTCGTCGACACGCTCGGCTGGCGGTGGGTGTTCGTCATCAACGTGATCCCGATCGCCATCACCCTGCTGCTCCTGCGGACGGTGCACGTGCAGGATCACGGGATGGGCGGCCGCGTCGACGTCGCGGGCGCGATCCTCGGCTCGCTGGGTCTCGCGGGCACGGTGTTCGCCCTGATCGAGCAGGGGACGTTCGGCTGGGCGAGTCCGCGGGTCTGGATCCCGCTCGTCGTCGGCCTGCTCAGCCTGGCGGCCTTCTTCGTCGTGGAGACGCGGGTGAAGCAGCCGATGCTGCCGCTCGGGCTGTTCCGCGTCCACAACTTCTGGGTGGGCAACATCGCGACGTTCTTCGTCTACGGGGCGCTCTCGTTCGGCCCTCTGGTCGTCACGCTGTTCCTGCAGCAGGTCGCCGGCTTCTCCGCGATCGCGGCGGGCTTCGTGTTCATCCCGTCGACGCTGTGCATGCTGCTGCTCTCCGGCTTCTTCGGTGGCCTCGCCGGCCGGTACGGTCCGCGCCTCTTCATGGCGGTCGGGCCGGTCATCGCCGCCGGCGGGTTCCTGTGGCTGATGACGATGGGGACGGATGTGAACTACTGGACGACCCTGCTTCCGGCGGTGCTGCTCTTCGGCGTCGGGCTCGCCATCACCGTCGCCCCGCTCACGAGCGCGATCCTCGGGGCGATCCATCCCGAGCAGGCGGGCATCGCGTCCGCGGTGAACAACGCCGTCTCGCGCATCGCGGGCCTGCTGGCGATCGCGGCGATCGGCATGATCGTCGGCGGCACGCTCGACGAGGCGGGCCTCCACCGCGCGATGCTGGCGGGCGCCCTGCTGCTGCTCGTCGGCGGGGTGGTGTCGGCGATCGGCATCCGCAACGGCGTGCCGGCGGCCGAGAAGGTTCAGACCGTCACGGACTGA
- a CDS encoding multidrug MFS transporter yields MRGPPAAATPEEDIVTVTEPRQDAGSTAPDIRPFRYTASDEELADLKRRILATRWPERETVDDTSQGVRLDVMRALADYWANDYDWRAMEARLAGLDQFVTEIDGLDIHFIHVRSPHADALPMIVTHGWPGSIIEQLKIVGPLTDPTAHGADASDAFHLVIPSLPGHGFSGKPEATGWDPIRIAKAWAQLMERLGYDRYVAQGGDWGNAVTEQLALLQPPGLIGIHTNMPATVPDAIQSALDAHQDPPADLDDEERGAWDQLAFFYAHGLAYAQEMGNKPQTLYALADSPVGLAAWMLDHDARSYDLIARVFQGGSEGLSRDDVLDNVTLYWLTNTAVSSARLYWESKLAFFAPKGVPLPTGVSVFPDEIYAAPRTWATAAYPHLIHFNRLDRGGHFAAWEQPELFSREVRATFRSLR; encoded by the coding sequence GTGCGGGGCCCGCCGGCCGCCGCGACACCCGAGGAGGACATCGTGACCGTCACCGAACCACGCCAGGACGCCGGGAGCACCGCCCCCGACATCCGCCCCTTCCGCTACACCGCGTCGGATGAGGAGCTCGCAGACCTGAAGCGCCGCATCCTCGCCACCCGCTGGCCCGAGCGCGAGACCGTGGACGACACCTCGCAGGGCGTCCGGCTCGACGTCATGCGCGCCCTGGCCGACTACTGGGCGAACGACTACGACTGGCGGGCGATGGAGGCACGGCTCGCCGGACTGGACCAGTTCGTCACCGAGATCGACGGACTCGACATCCACTTCATCCACGTCCGATCGCCGCACGCGGACGCGCTGCCGATGATCGTCACCCACGGCTGGCCGGGATCCATCATCGAGCAGCTGAAGATCGTCGGGCCGCTGACCGACCCGACCGCGCACGGCGCCGACGCGTCCGACGCGTTCCACCTGGTCATCCCGTCGCTTCCCGGCCACGGGTTCTCCGGCAAACCGGAAGCGACCGGATGGGACCCCATCCGGATCGCGAAGGCCTGGGCGCAGCTCATGGAGCGGCTCGGCTACGACCGCTACGTCGCCCAGGGCGGGGACTGGGGCAACGCCGTCACCGAGCAGCTGGCGCTGCTGCAACCTCCCGGGCTCATCGGCATCCACACCAACATGCCCGCGACCGTGCCCGACGCGATCCAGTCGGCCCTCGACGCCCACCAGGACCCGCCCGCCGACCTGGACGACGAGGAGCGGGGCGCGTGGGACCAGCTCGCGTTCTTCTACGCCCACGGTCTCGCCTACGCGCAGGAGATGGGCAACAAGCCGCAGACGCTGTACGCGCTCGCCGACTCCCCCGTGGGCCTTGCCGCATGGATGCTCGACCACGACGCCCGCAGCTACGACCTGATCGCGCGCGTGTTCCAGGGCGGCTCCGAGGGGCTGAGCCGCGACGACGTGCTCGACAACGTCACCCTGTACTGGCTGACGAACACCGCCGTCTCCTCCGCGCGCCTGTATTGGGAGAGCAAGCTCGCCTTCTTCGCCCCCAAGGGCGTCCCGCTGCCCACCGGCGTGAGCGTCTTCCCGGATGAGATCTATGCGGCCCCGCGGACGTGGGCGACGGCGGCGTACCCGCATCTCATCCACTTCAACCGTCTGGACCGCGGCG
- a CDS encoding LytR family transcriptional regulator gives MPMTDLPRRHQRARGPEAVRHGRLPRRRGAVAAVKLLAAVVVVVFVSAGSVAAYAVWDVARSIKTGVHLQAAPGQSAIPQDIPNVSAMAGGINLLLAGTDSRSDLGGIYNSPDEQDASSGAGNNDVTMLLHIAQDHKSMVVVSFPRDLMVAIPDCPDPNGSGTIDGTSYAQFNTALSRGGLNCVVATVSKMTGLTIPFAATINFNGVSAMSNAVGGVTVCLASPVTDDYTNPPLDLPAGENTIVGDVALSFLRSRHGVGDGSDLGRISNQQVFLSALARKIVSGGVLSNPVQLYSLAKAAVDNITPSESLTNPTTLVQIALALKDTGLDNMVFVQYPAVTDPDNPNRVVPADEAASALDEALVNDQPVKLTGSTGRAAEDPTATASPAPDAGAGGEPSPVTPTTPAAPAAPDTGATPSPTGTGTVDLPSTITGQTAAQQTCTKGNN, from the coding sequence ATGCCGATGACCGATCTGCCGCGACGCCACCAGCGCGCCCGCGGACCGGAGGCCGTGCGGCACGGCCGCCTGCCCCGGCGCCGTGGTGCGGTGGCCGCCGTCAAGCTGCTCGCCGCCGTCGTGGTCGTCGTCTTCGTGAGCGCCGGGTCGGTCGCCGCCTACGCCGTGTGGGATGTGGCGCGCTCGATCAAGACCGGCGTGCACTTACAGGCGGCGCCCGGGCAGTCCGCGATCCCGCAGGACATCCCGAACGTCTCGGCCATGGCGGGTGGCATCAACCTGCTGCTCGCCGGGACGGACAGCCGCAGCGACCTCGGCGGGATCTACAACAGCCCGGACGAGCAGGATGCGAGCAGCGGCGCCGGCAACAACGACGTCACGATGCTGCTTCACATCGCCCAGGACCACAAGAGCATGGTGGTGGTCAGCTTCCCGCGCGATCTCATGGTCGCCATCCCGGACTGCCCGGACCCGAACGGCAGCGGAACCATCGACGGCACCTCGTACGCGCAGTTCAACACGGCGCTCTCCCGCGGCGGCCTGAACTGCGTGGTGGCGACCGTGTCCAAGATGACCGGCCTCACCATCCCGTTCGCGGCGACGATCAACTTCAACGGCGTGAGCGCGATGTCGAACGCCGTCGGGGGCGTGACGGTCTGCCTGGCGAGCCCGGTGACGGACGACTACACCAACCCGCCGCTCGACCTCCCCGCGGGCGAGAACACGATCGTCGGGGATGTGGCGCTCTCGTTCCTGCGCAGCCGCCACGGCGTCGGCGACGGCAGCGACCTCGGCCGCATCTCCAACCAGCAGGTGTTCCTGTCGGCGCTCGCGCGCAAGATCGTCAGCGGCGGCGTGCTGTCGAACCCCGTGCAGCTCTACTCCCTCGCGAAGGCGGCGGTGGACAACATCACGCCGTCGGAGAGCTTGACCAATCCGACGACTCTGGTGCAGATCGCTCTCGCGCTGAAGGATACCGGGCTCGACAACATGGTGTTCGTGCAGTACCCGGCGGTCACCGATCCGGACAATCCGAACCGGGTCGTCCCCGCCGACGAGGCCGCCAGCGCGCTCGACGAGGCGCTCGTGAACGATCAGCCGGTGAAGCTCACCGGCTCGACCGGTCGCGCGGCCGAGGATCCGACCGCGACCGCGTCGCCGGCGCCGGACGCGGGCGCCGGCGGTGAGCCGTCGCCGGTGACGCCGACGACCCCTGCCGCGCCCGCCGCACCGGATACCGGGGCGACGCCGTCGCCGACCGGCACGGGCACGGTCGACCTGCCGTCGACGATCACCGGCCAGACCGCCGCGCAGCAGACCTGCACCAAAGGCAACAACTAG
- a CDS encoding polyisoprenoid-binding protein: MTIEIPGYKAGTWTIDPTHSEVGFSIRHLMISKVKGVFENFDATFVTAENPLDSTVSAKADVASINTKDKNRDAHLRTGDFFLAEEHPTIDFVSTGVRHEGGEFLVDGDLTIKGVTKPVTFEFDFGGFGQDPYGNYKAGATAKTKINREDFGLTYNAALETGGMLLGDEVTITLELQAVLNQA, encoded by the coding sequence GTGACCATCGAGATCCCCGGTTACAAGGCAGGCACCTGGACCATCGACCCCACCCACAGCGAGGTCGGGTTCAGCATCCGCCACCTGATGATCAGCAAGGTGAAGGGCGTGTTCGAGAACTTCGACGCCACCTTCGTCACCGCCGAGAACCCGCTCGACTCCACGGTCTCCGCCAAGGCCGACGTCGCGTCCATCAACACCAAGGACAAGAACCGCGACGCGCACCTGCGCACCGGCGACTTCTTCCTCGCCGAGGAGCACCCGACCATCGACTTCGTCTCCACCGGTGTGCGTCACGAGGGCGGCGAGTTCCTCGTCGACGGCGACCTGACCATCAAGGGCGTCACCAAGCCGGTCACCTTCGAGTTCGACTTCGGCGGCTTCGGCCAGGACCCGTACGGCAACTACAAGGCCGGCGCAACCGCGAAGACGAAGATCAACCGCGAGGACTTCGGCCTCACCTACAACGCGGCCCTCGAGACCGGCGGCATGCTGCTCGGCGACGAGGTCACGATCACCCTCGAGCTGCAGGCGGTCCTGAACCAGGCCTGA